One Skermanella sp. TT6 genomic window, GTCCACACCGAAAGCCCCGACCGGAGCTGGATCGAACTGGACATGCGCCGGCAGGATTGGGTCGACTATTTGGAGGGCCGGCAGTTCGACGCCGTCGTCAGCACCACCGCCCTGCACTGGCTGGGCGCTCCGAACCTGATGCGCGTCTACCAGGATCTCACGCAGGTGCTGGCGCCCGGCGGCGTCTTCGTCAACGGCGACATCTGCTCCTACGATCAGACCCAACCGACCCTCAGGCGCATGACGGCGGCGTCGATCAAGGCGAACCGGGCGGCGGCGAAGGCGGATGGAGCCCACGACTGGGTCGGCTGGTGGGAAGCCGTCGCGGCCGAGCCCGCGCTGCAGGCTGCCGTGGCCGAACGCCACCGCCGATTCTCCAATCTTCCGCGCAAGCAGGAGATGACCATGGAGTTCCATCTGGCCGCCCTGCGCCAGGTCGGGTTCCGC contains:
- a CDS encoding class I SAM-dependent methyltransferase, with the translated sequence MEKASRWIKEWDRQQEGYVGHREIRFEIIADALTAAGLVAPVILDLGCGPGSLGDRLAERLPGAEVVGLDYDPVLLTLARAVHTESPDRSWIELDMRRQDWVDYLEGRQFDAVVSTTALHWLGAPNLMRVYQDLTQVLAPGGVFVNGDICSYDQTQPTLRRMTAASIKANRAAAKADGAHDWVGWWEAVAAEPALQAAVAERHRRFSNLPRKQEMTMEFHLAALRQVGFREVGCVWRHLGDYLALALL